A region of Vespula vulgaris chromosome 1, iyVesVulg1.1, whole genome shotgun sequence DNA encodes the following proteins:
- the LOC127065625 gene encoding potassium voltage-gated channel unc-103 isoform X20 produces the protein MSSTSSTSFQQNRQHSSVVVGKSGSTTSATTAAAAAAAATCSILKSATAVVEILENDRNELRDIFPGEQEATSAPTTLSLGRKLSSWTKEGKELLVKSVSSANTLAPTTMTCIKSPRAMSEHLLGQLEVPVAPTVLGALRVKGGSLREAERTDKMTDVPRQRWSSVRVKGGSTKSLLLENGGPQPPPLKGALRKEVLSLGADVLPEYKLQSPRIHKWTILHYSPFKAVWDWVILLLVMYTAIFTPYVAAFVLSEPDYNSKKNKKYGDDPIVIIDFIVDVTFIVDIIINFRTTFVNSNDEVVSHPGKIAVHYLKGWFIIDLVAAIPFDLLLVGSDTDELGLDKDETTTLIGLLKTARLLRLVRVARKIDRYSEYGAAVLLLLMASFALIAHWMACIWYAIGNAERPTLKSKVGWLDILANDTHQFYFHNNTGGPSIKSRYITALYFTFSSLTSVGFGNVAPNTDAEKIFTIIVMLIGSLMYASIFGNVSAIIQRLYSGTARYHTQMLRVREFIRFHQIPNPLRQRLEEYFQHAWTYTNGIDMNSVLKGFPECLQADICLHLNRNLLNNCRAFEGASPGCLRALSLKFKTTHAPPGDTLVHRGDVLTSLYFISRGSIEILKDDIVMAILGKDDIFGENPCIYPTVGKSSCNVRALTYCDLHKIHRDDLLDVLALYPEFSNHFSQNLEITFNMRDEEQAGVDPMSARFPVSTPTDVDVDARRFAFRPPRYRRGPGGGPGTNLIPTGRQDSLQDDQEDYDKSSGHGILEFSTDKAGQDVTPLNLEFDEPKQRSSTLNSITGMLTHLKRSIPDLRQHKIHLQPLTSHDYLAKQMTTPLTKQTRRSSATGESCLSQNAIHPTSTTSSHYTTPSPPQHPHSHGDFQSGPGRPIEEINARIDQLSKQVTSLEHSMTGDIRLILTLLQQTLNSSRESSSIEMMPGTAPAGSARQTGRAPALVQRSASEPQPPTTPAISNNGNGKIQPSTSHGLFSFLSKSLDQLHLISASFILEKLDKFRSSSVSRRISTFWIWRNKQRILKTADGVGDFRHGKLVRPPTREPMSTSSGTSRLTMTSDTSALATALQAALNGRAAPTRSQSQPVDLAVPTTTQQAHQPHAWHSQPAAFRRGEFRSGYVCIRYSSFNKRSEPEGEDPWTCVVSVQEPRGGSSQRPRSGDSRKDSSSNHRCPNDQQQRGTENGVRHVIATLPGATTTTTPTMTTTTTAVGLSGVGLGQQQSTAGSGGGTNGNGQDGVVVQSAGQRQESSRQTSEDISWEFTINEAPIARLESLDELDQDHGS, from the exons ATGTCGAGTACTTCTTCGACGTCCTTTCAACAAAATCGTCAACATTCGTCGGTAGTAGTCGGTAAAAGTGGTTCTACGACTTCGGCAACAACCGCGGCAGCGGCGGCAGCTGCGGCTACTTGCTCGATATTGAAATCGGCAACGGCTGTCGttgaaattcttgaaaacGATCGTAACGAGTTAAGGGACATATTTCCCGGTGAACAAGAAGCCACGTCTGCTCCCACGACTTTGTCGCTCGGTAGAAAATTATCTTCTTGGACGAAGGAAGGTAAAGAACTTTTGGTGAAGTCGGTGTCATCGGCAAACACGCTCGCCCCAACGACGATGACCTGTATTAAGTCCCCTCGAGCGATGTCGGAGCATCTCTTGGGGCAACTCGAGGTACCGGTCGCACCTACGGTCTTGGGTGCCCTACGCGTTAAAGGTGGATCTCTTAGAGAGGCCGAAAGAACCGACAAAATGACCGACGTACCGCGTCAAAGATGGAGCAGCGTAAGAGTCAAGGGTGGTAGCACCAAGAGTCTTTTACTGGAGAACGGAGGACCTCAGCCACCACCGCTTAAGGGTGCACTTAGAAAAgag gtGTTGTCCCTCGGCGCGGACGTCCTTCCCGAGTACAAACTACAATCGCCTCGAATCCACAAGTGGACCATATTACATTACTCGCCCTTCAAAGCGGTCTGGGATTGGGTGATACTACTTCTCGTAATGTATACAGCCATATTCACGCCATACGTCGCCGCCTTCGTGCTGTCCGAGCCGGATTATAACagcaagaagaacaagaaatacGGTGACGACCCGATCGTCATCATAGACTTTATAG TCGACGTCACATTCATCGTGGACATCATCATAAATTTTCGCACGACTTTCGTCAACAGTAACGATGAAGTGGTGTCGCATCCTGGAAAGATAGCCGTCCATTACTTGAAGGGTTGGTTCATCATCGACTTGGTGGCCGCAATACCCTTCGACCTTCTACTCGTTGGCTCTGATACGGACGAG CTCGGCTTGGACAAGGACGAG ACGACGACCTTGATCGGACTTCTCAAGACCGCACGTCTTCTACGCTTGGTTAGGGTGGCCAGAAAAATCGACAGATACAGCGAATACGGAGCCGCGGTTTTGCTCCTTTTAATGGCCAGTTTCGCACTCATTGCACATTGGATGGCCTGTATATG GTATGCCATAGGAAATGCGGAAAGGCCGACTCTGAAGAGTAAAGTCGGTTGGTTGGATATTCTAGCCAACGATActcatcaattttattttcacaacAATACAGGTGGACCGAGTATAAag AGTCGTTATATAACAGCACTCTACTTCACATTCAGCAGTTTAACGTCCGTCGGTTTTGGTAACGTTGCACCCAACACGGACGCTGAAAAGATATTTACTATTATCGTTATGCTGATAGgat cacTAATGTACGCCAGTATCTTTGGAAACGTATCGGCGATCATACAAAGATTGTACAGTGGTACAGCAAGATATCATACGCAAATGCTCAGGGTTAGAGAGTTCATAAGATTCCATCAAATACCAAATCCACTTCGACAACGTTtggaagaatattttcaacatGCCTGGACGTATACCAACGGGATAGATATGAACAGTGTACTCAAAGGATTCCCCGAGTGCCTTCAGGCTGACATTTGTCTTCATCtcaatagaaatttattaaacaattgtAGAGCTTTCGAGGGAGCTAGTCCAGGTTGTTTaag AGcattatctttaaaattcaAAACGACGCATGCACCACCCGGGGACACATTGGTCCATCGCGGAGACGTCTTGACGTCCCTTTACTTTATATCACGTGGAAGTATAGAAATTTTAAAGGACGACATCGTAATGGCCATACTCGGGAAGGACGACATATTTGGTGAAAATCCTTGTATTTATCCAACAGTTGGGAAGTCCTCGTGCAACGTTCGTGCTTTGACCTATTGCGATCTTCATAAGATACACAGAGACGATTTACTCGACGTTTTGGCACTTTATCCTGAATTTTCAAATCACTTCAGTCAAAATCTAGAGATTACGTTTAATATGCGAGAT GAAGAACAGGCCGGTGTAGATCCAATGTCAGCAAGGTTTCCTGTCAGTACTCCAaccgacgtcgacgtcgacgccAGGAGATTCGCCTTCCGTCCACCAAGATACCGTCGAGGACCTGGAGGAGGTCCTGGCACCAATCTTATCCCTACCGGTCGACAAGATTCCTTGCAGGACGATCAAGAAGACta cGACAAAAGTAGCGGCCACGGTATTCTCGAATTTAGTACCGACAAAGCTGGCCAAGATGTGACGCCATTAAATTTGGAATTCGATGAACCGAAGCAAAGGAGTTCAACTTTGAACTCCATTACCG GCATGCTAACCCATCTCAAGCGCAGTATTCCGGACCTACGTCAGCACAAGATTCATCTGCAGCCTCTAACGAGTCATGATTACCTCGCCAAACAGA TGACAACGCCGTTGACTAAACAAACACGTAGAAGTTCTGCCACTGGTGAAAGCTGCCTCAGTCAAAACGCTATACACCCAACGTCGACTACATCCAGTCATTATACGACTCCCTCGCCACCTCAACATCCTCATTCTCATG GCGACTTTCAAAGTGGACCTGGACGACctatagaagaaataaatgctAGGATAGATCAATTGTCGAAACAAGTGACGTCATTGGAACACTCGATGACGGGTGACATAAGATTGATACTTACGTTGCTCCAACAGACTCTTAATTCCTCAAGGGAGAGTTCTAGCATCGAAATGATGCCTGGAACTGCACCAGCAGGTTCGGCTAGGCAAACCGGTAGAGCACCCGCACTCGTTCAAAGATCAGCCAGCGAGCCCCAACCACCAACAACTCCAGCCATTTCGAATAATGGAAACGGAAAGATCCAACCTAGCACGTCTCATGGATTATTTAG CTTTCTTTCGAAATCCCTGGATCAGTTGCATTTGATTTCGGCGTCttttattttggaaaaattgGACAAGTTCCGAAG TTCTAGCGTTTCACGAAGGATTTCGACTTTTTGGATTTGGAGAAACAAGCAACGTATCTTAAAAACTGCCGATGGTGTAGGAGACTTTCGACACGGAAAACTTGT TAGACCACCAACAAGGGAACCAATGTCGACATCATCGGGAACATCGAGACTTACAATGACGTCGGATACGTCGGCGTTGGCGACGGCCCTGCAGGCAGCATTGAACGGAAGAGCGGCACCAACGAGATCACAGAGTCAGCCGGTAGACTTGGCAGTACCTACGACCACCCAACAGGCTCATCAGCCACACGCTTGGCACAGCCAGCCTGCGGCATTTAGAAGAGGAGAGTTTAGGAGCGGgtatgtgtgcat TAGGTACAGCTCGTTCAACAAACGATCCGAGCCGGAAGGCGAGGATCCTTGGACTTGCGTTGTTTCGGTACAAGAACCAAGAGGAGGAAGTTCGCAGAGACCTCGTAGCGGTGATTCACGTAAGGATTCATCCTCGAATCATCGTTGTCCGAACGATCAACAACAAAGGGGAACGGAAAATGGTGTTAGACATGTAATAGCGACATTACCAGGagcaacgacgacaacgacgccgacgatgacgacgacgacgacggcagTAGGATTAAGCGGTGTTGGTTTAGGTCAACAACAATCGACCGCTGGAAGTGGAGGAGGTACGAATGGTAATGGACAAGATGGCGTCGTCGTCCAATCGGCGGGTCAACGTCAAGAATCGTCGAGACAAACTAGCGAAGATATATCGTGGGAATTCACGATAAACGAGGCACCAATAGCAAGACTGGAATCGTTGGACGAGCTCGATCAAGATCATGGTAGTTAA